GTTAAACATAAGTATAGGGGATCACGATAATGTCCAATTCTTTGAAATAAGCTTGACTTATAAAGTAATAAGTGGTTCAACAGCAAGTTTATTAGTAAGTCAACTTTGAAGTTGGGTATTGAGAGCTTGCTCTTTGTGAGAGTAGACATTAAAAGTGAAGTTTAATGTGATAGTTATCTGTGAAGGATGGAGTGTTATTATCTGGGAATTTTCCTAGAGAAGATGATGGTGATCCTGAGCTTGCTACTGCTAGTGTTAGATGATTTACCAGGTGCTGAGCCATACTTTGTAGGCCACAACTGTCCTGTGAATGGCTACTCTTACAGTACGGGAAGCACGTTTGAAGATAATCTGAATTCCACTCTTATCACCCACCTGGGTGCCAATGCCTCGCGTATGTCCTTCTCAAACTTCAACATGGGAGAAGGTATTGACCAAGTCTATGCTCTGTACTACTGCAGGGCTGATGTTGGTCTAGAAGCCTGTCATGATTGTGTGGAAAGTGCTACAACCAGAATACAAGATGTTTGTAAATTGATGAAACAAGGGATAGTTTGGTACGATGAATGCACCTTACGTTATGCCAATCACACCATCTTCTCCCTTGATGATCAGGATCTTAGACTTAGTTTTCCAAGATTTAACAACACTCTTGTTCTGGGTGACTATCTCAATCAGTATAGGACAACGTTTGACAGTAGCATGAGAAATCTCATAGATCGGGTTGCTAATAACGCTAGCCTTAGACCTAGAGGTTTTTCCACAGAACGAGTTACTCTCTCACCATTTCAGTCTTTAAGAGGGATTGCTCAGTGTGCTCCTGTTATTACTGGTGCATCTTGTCAGAGATGTCTTACGGCGGCTCTAAGGCAAATGGATCTTTGGACCACTACTATGGAATTTCTTCCAACTTGTTTTGTTGGGTTTGAGTTGTATGGTTTACCTCCTTCAACCCCTCCACCCTCTTCATCAACCCTACCACTACCAGGTAAGTGCAAACAACCATTATATACATATATCTCTATCAATAGCAAATAGCAAATAGCAAATAGCAAATAGCAATTAATGTCGTTTCTCTTAATATTCTGAGACATGCAGTGCGCTATAAGGTCCTTATTGCTGTCCTATCTGTGGTTTTTATTTTATCACTCCTCGGTGGCTTTTGGTTTTGGAAGTGTCGGCCTTCAAAAGGTAtacttcaaagttcaaatccatcATTTTCTTAATTGCCTgtatttttctttcattttgcTAATACTTCTCCCAAGACCAAGTCCCCAACCTTTGGCTTCTCAGTTCTCACACACTAATTAACATCAATACGCCTAAGAATGACTACCCATATATTATCTTCAAAGCGTAATCTatctatatacgaagtattatataCTACTAATATCTACTTGTTACCTTTTTCTCTCTGTTTAGGGGATCCACGTCCACCACCTGAAAAAG
This sequence is a window from Spinacia oleracea cultivar Varoflay chromosome 1, BTI_SOV_V1, whole genome shotgun sequence. Protein-coding genes within it:
- the LOC110785768 gene encoding cysteine-rich receptor-like protein kinase 8, yielding MECYYLGIFLEKMMVILSLLLLVLDDLPGAEPYFVGHNCPVNGYSYSTGSTFEDNLNSTLITHLGANASRMSFSNFNMGEGIDQVYALYYCRADVGLEACHDCVESATTRIQDVCKLMKQGIVWYDECTLRYANHTIFSLDDQDLRLSFPRFNNTLVLGDYLNQYRTTFDSSMRNLIDRVANNASLRPRGFSTERVTLSPFQSLRGIAQCAPVITGASCQRCLTAALRQMDLWTTTMEFLPTCFVGFELYGLPPSTPPPSSSTLPLPVRYKVLIAVLSVVFILSLLGGFWFWKCRPSKGDPRPPPEKVQDHLLIRKYNEYDPSIEEDLEANERGRQHGLAQFTYSEVEDMTGGFEKKIGEGGFAVVYHGCLIDGSKEVAVKVFSKNEAPKQFSTEIEVLGRISHKNLVSLVGYCEEETNLALIYEFMAMGDLKALLSEHSDAISWKKRVEIAIDTAQGLDYLHNGCSPPIVHRDVKPANILLNKDFRAKVADFGFSKIFPAEYVSNLQTRVVGTLGYLDPQ